A single Antechinus flavipes isolate AdamAnt ecotype Samford, QLD, Australia chromosome 5, AdamAnt_v2, whole genome shotgun sequence DNA region contains:
- the IKBIP gene encoding inhibitor of nuclear factor kappa-B kinase-interacting protein isoform X1 — MPAPHPGLVTVSGRPCPPPGPTDMSEAKHRKKAGAKGAPPEPGRRGEAGQPPEPARGAGGGGGGGGGWADPRTVLCLLSLGTSLALAWFVFQQSEKFDNVENKYQLLKLEATEFHSLQSQVDLISEKLESTESVLQETTSAISLMTQFEQEVSSLHNVINDIKNSEQMLMQRMQTVNMKFKNVTDSWKRNLDDMNAHTGGLKSEAKRMHSHVTGQINLAEQGIKLLTERLKDLEDSTMRNIRTIKRQEEDDLLQVEEQLVSDTKAVEQLEEEQRSLFAREIDLSNKLTDYEPKVEECKTHLPALESAVHSVLKVSQDLIGTEKKMEDLTMKMFNMEDGMLKAVSDIMDMQKALEGMQYDNSMLKMQNELHFLKGKVQEFIASSSIREKGILEYDLENKGIGEQ, encoded by the exons ATGCCCGCCCCCCACCCCGGCCTCGTCACGGTCAGCGGCCGCCCGTGTCCCCCCCCAGGACCCACGGACATGTCCGAGGCGAAGCATCGAAAGAAGGCGGGCGCCAAGGGGGCGCCCCCGGAGCCGGGCCGACGCGGCGAGGCCGGGCAGCCCCCGGAGCCGGCCCGGGGAGCGGgaggtggcggcggcggcggcggcggctgggCAGACCCACGGACCGTGCTGTGCCTGCTCTCCCTGGGGACCAGCCTGGCCTTGGCCTG GTTTGTATTTCAACAGTCAGAAAAGTTTGataatgtagaaaataaataccAGCTACTGAAATTGGAAGCCACAGAATTCCATAGCCTTCAAAGTCAAGTCGATTTAATTTCTGAAAAG CTTGAGTCTACTGAAAGTGTCCTGCAGGAAACTACATCAGCCATATCTTTGATGACCCAATTTGAGCAGGAAGTGTCCAGTCTCCATAACGTCATCAATGACATTAAGAACAGTGAGCAGATGCTCATGCAAAGGATGCAGACTGTTAATATGAAATTTAAGAATGTTACAGATTCCTGGAAAAGAAACCTAGATGACATGAATGCTCATACTGGCGGTTTAAAATCTGAAGCCAAACGTATGCATTCTCATGTTACTGGCCAAATTAACCTGGCTGAACAAGGCATCAAATTGCTTACTGAAAGGCTCAAAGATTTGGAAGACAGCACAATGAGAAATATCAGAACCATCAAGAGGCAAGAAGAAGATGACCTTTTACAAGTGGAAGAGCAATTAGTGTCTGATACAAAAGCAGTTGAACAATTAGAAGAGGAACAGAGGAGTCTCTTTGCTAGAGAAATAGATCTGAGCAATAAGCTTACGGACTATGAGCCTAAAGTGGAAGAATGTAAGACCCATTTACCAGCCCTTGAAAGTGCTGTTCACTCAGTTCTGAAGGTCTCCCAAGATCTGataggaacagaaaagaaaatggaagatttgACCATGAAGATGTTTAATATGGAAGATGGTATGCTGAAAGCAGTGTCAGATATTATGGATATGCAGAAAGCCCTTGAAGGAATGCAGTATGATAATAGCATGCTGAAAATGCAAAATGAACTACATTTTCTAAAAGGCAAAGTTCAAGAGTTCATAGCATCTTCAAGTATTAGGGAAAAGGGAATTTTAGAATATGATctagaaaataaaggaattggcgAACAGTAA
- the IKBIP gene encoding inhibitor of nuclear factor kappa-B kinase-interacting protein isoform X2, producing MSEAKHRKKAGAKGAPPEPGRRGEAGQPPEPARGAGGGGGGGGGWADPRTVLCLLSLGTSLALAWFVFQQSEKFDNVENKYQLLKLEATEFHSLQSQVDLISEKLESTESVLQETTSAISLMTQFEQEVSSLHNVINDIKNSEQMLMQRMQTVNMKFKNVTDSWKRNLDDMNAHTGGLKSEAKRMHSHVTGQINLAEQGIKLLTERLKDLEDSTMRNIRTIKRQEEDDLLQVEEQLVSDTKAVEQLEEEQRSLFAREIDLSNKLTDYEPKVEECKTHLPALESAVHSVLKVSQDLIGTEKKMEDLTMKMFNMEDGMLKAVSDIMDMQKALEGMQYDNSMLKMQNELHFLKGKVQEFIASSSIREKGILEYDLENKGIGEQ from the exons ATGTCCGAGGCGAAGCATCGAAAGAAGGCGGGCGCCAAGGGGGCGCCCCCGGAGCCGGGCCGACGCGGCGAGGCCGGGCAGCCCCCGGAGCCGGCCCGGGGAGCGGgaggtggcggcggcggcggcggcggctgggCAGACCCACGGACCGTGCTGTGCCTGCTCTCCCTGGGGACCAGCCTGGCCTTGGCCTG GTTTGTATTTCAACAGTCAGAAAAGTTTGataatgtagaaaataaataccAGCTACTGAAATTGGAAGCCACAGAATTCCATAGCCTTCAAAGTCAAGTCGATTTAATTTCTGAAAAG CTTGAGTCTACTGAAAGTGTCCTGCAGGAAACTACATCAGCCATATCTTTGATGACCCAATTTGAGCAGGAAGTGTCCAGTCTCCATAACGTCATCAATGACATTAAGAACAGTGAGCAGATGCTCATGCAAAGGATGCAGACTGTTAATATGAAATTTAAGAATGTTACAGATTCCTGGAAAAGAAACCTAGATGACATGAATGCTCATACTGGCGGTTTAAAATCTGAAGCCAAACGTATGCATTCTCATGTTACTGGCCAAATTAACCTGGCTGAACAAGGCATCAAATTGCTTACTGAAAGGCTCAAAGATTTGGAAGACAGCACAATGAGAAATATCAGAACCATCAAGAGGCAAGAAGAAGATGACCTTTTACAAGTGGAAGAGCAATTAGTGTCTGATACAAAAGCAGTTGAACAATTAGAAGAGGAACAGAGGAGTCTCTTTGCTAGAGAAATAGATCTGAGCAATAAGCTTACGGACTATGAGCCTAAAGTGGAAGAATGTAAGACCCATTTACCAGCCCTTGAAAGTGCTGTTCACTCAGTTCTGAAGGTCTCCCAAGATCTGataggaacagaaaagaaaatggaagatttgACCATGAAGATGTTTAATATGGAAGATGGTATGCTGAAAGCAGTGTCAGATATTATGGATATGCAGAAAGCCCTTGAAGGAATGCAGTATGATAATAGCATGCTGAAAATGCAAAATGAACTACATTTTCTAAAAGGCAAAGTTCAAGAGTTCATAGCATCTTCAAGTATTAGGGAAAAGGGAATTTTAGAATATGATctagaaaataaaggaattggcgAACAGTAA